The following proteins come from a genomic window of Geminicoccaceae bacterium SCSIO 64248:
- a CDS encoding TRAP transporter large permease subunit — MWLTDPQLGVLMLALFVVFILLGFPIAFTLMALGLFFGFLGQGQTIFQLFVQRTYAVMSSDVLISVPLFVFMGYLIERAAILDRLFRSVQLAAGNIPASLCITTMITCMLFATATGIVGATVTLMGLLAFPAMLRANYDVRLAAGTVCAGGCLGILIPPSVMLILYGATAGVSVVQLYAAAFFPGIILAAMYTAYVIIRGILNPELTPKLPPEMVDVSAGRVAFELLTSFLPLAALIMAVLGAILFGLATPSEAAAMGALGALILAAAYRSLTVQGIKEAVFLTARTSAMVCWLFIGSYIFSSVFGYLGGQQVVADFVLGLNLTPIMFLILAQAIIFVLGWPLEWTEIIIIFVPIFLPLLPLFDIDPIFFGILVALNLQTSFLSPPVAMAPFYLKGVAPPEVNINDIFKGVMPFIFIVVACMVLVYVFPGIILWLPSVVY, encoded by the coding sequence ATGTGGCTGACCGATCCCCAGCTCGGCGTGCTGATGCTCGCCCTGTTCGTCGTCTTCATCCTGCTGGGCTTCCCGATCGCCTTCACCCTGATGGCGCTCGGCCTGTTCTTCGGCTTCCTCGGCCAGGGGCAGACCATCTTCCAGCTCTTCGTCCAGCGCACCTACGCCGTGATGTCGAGCGACGTGCTCATCTCCGTGCCGTTGTTCGTCTTCATGGGCTATCTGATCGAGCGCGCCGCGATCCTTGACCGCCTGTTCCGCTCGGTCCAGCTCGCCGCCGGCAACATCCCGGCCTCGCTCTGCATCACCACCATGATCACCTGCATGCTGTTCGCGACCGCGACCGGCATCGTCGGCGCCACGGTGACCCTGATGGGCCTGCTCGCCTTCCCGGCGATGCTTCGCGCCAACTACGACGTGCGCCTGGCCGCGGGCACGGTCTGCGCCGGCGGCTGCCTGGGCATCCTGATCCCGCCCTCGGTCATGCTCATCCTCTACGGCGCGACGGCGGGCGTCTCGGTCGTGCAACTCTACGCCGCCGCGTTCTTCCCCGGCATCATCCTGGCCGCGATGTACACGGCCTACGTGATCATCCGCGGCATCCTCAATCCCGAGCTGACGCCGAAGCTGCCGCCCGAGATGGTCGACGTCTCGGCCGGCCGGGTCGCCTTCGAGCTGCTGACCTCGTTCCTGCCGCTCGCCGCGCTGATCATGGCGGTGCTGGGCGCCATCCTGTTCGGCCTGGCGACGCCGTCGGAAGCGGCGGCCATGGGCGCGCTCGGCGCCCTCATCCTCGCCGCCGCCTACCGCTCGCTCACCGTGCAGGGCATCAAGGAGGCCGTGTTCCTCACCGCGCGGACCTCGGCCATGGTCTGCTGGCTGTTCATCGGCTCCTACATCTTCTCGTCGGTGTTCGGCTATCTTGGCGGCCAGCAGGTCGTCGCCGACTTCGTGCTCGGCCTCAACCTGACGCCGATCATGTTCCTGATCCTGGCCCAGGCGATCATCTTCGTCCTGGGCTGGCCGCTGGAATGGACGGAGATCATCATCATCTTCGTGCCGATCTTCCTGCCGCTGCTGCCCTTGTTCGACATCGACCCGATCTTCTTCGGCATCCTGGTCGCCTTGAACCTGCAGACCTCGTTCCTGTCGCCGCCGGTCGCCATGGCGCCCTTCTACCTGAAGGGGGTCGCGCCGCCCGAGGTGAACATCAACGACATCTTCAAGGGCGTCATGCCGTTCATCTTCATCGTCGTGGCGTGCATGGTGCTGGTCTACGTCTTCCCCGGCATCATCCTGTGGCTGCCGAGCGTCGTCTACTGA
- a CDS encoding DUF296 domain-containing protein has protein sequence MSSGPLRSLRQPGPPNPERVTSHAGEVVEIAFTLEPGLTINDAIARPMQAAGIAGGTVEIEGGALGPFAYVMPALSVDARFAAYYSASFHPTDPVPVERGNVTFGEKDGLPFIHCHAIWQESERGRRCGHVMPHETVVAEPIRARAWGLRNVAMRVIPDAETNFALFTPVLLEEAAPVPGGRRGACVKIQPNRDVSEGLEEACRRHGFARAVVRGSIGSLVGADFTDGRHVPSIASELLVLNGLIDAEGGSTLDVAMVDVDGAIHEGRLVHGRNPACITFELFIEEHRP, from the coding sequence ATGAGCAGCGGCCCGCTCCGCTCCCTGCGCCAGCCCGGCCCGCCCAATCCCGAGCGGGTCACGAGCCACGCCGGCGAGGTCGTCGAGATAGCGTTCACGCTCGAGCCGGGCCTGACGATCAACGACGCGATCGCCCGTCCCATGCAGGCGGCCGGCATCGCCGGCGGCACGGTCGAGATCGAGGGCGGCGCGCTCGGCCCGTTCGCCTATGTCATGCCGGCGCTCTCGGTCGATGCCCGCTTCGCCGCCTATTACAGCGCGAGCTTCCACCCGACCGACCCGGTCCCGGTCGAGCGCGGCAACGTCACCTTCGGCGAGAAGGACGGCCTGCCGTTCATTCACTGCCACGCCATCTGGCAGGAGAGCGAGCGCGGCCGGCGCTGTGGCCACGTCATGCCGCACGAGACGGTCGTGGCCGAGCCGATCCGCGCCCGCGCCTGGGGCCTGCGCAACGTCGCGATGCGGGTCATACCCGACGCCGAGACCAATTTCGCCCTGTTCACGCCCGTGCTGCTCGAGGAGGCGGCGCCGGTCCCGGGCGGGCGGCGCGGCGCCTGCGTCAAGATCCAGCCGAACCGCGACGTGAGCGAGGGGCTCGAGGAAGCCTGCCGGCGGCACGGCTTCGCGCGCGCGGTGGTGCGCGGCAGCATCGGCAGCCTGGTCGGCGCCGACTTCACCGACGGCCGCCATGTGCCCTCGATCGCGAGCGAGCTTCTCGTACTGAACGGCCTGATCGACGCCGAGGGCGGCAGCACGCTCGACGTAGCCATGGTCGACGTCGACGGCGCCATCCACGAGGGCCGGCTGGTGCACGGCCGCAACCCGGCCTGCATCACCTTCGAGCTGTTCATCGAGGAGCACCGCCCGTGA
- a CDS encoding helix-turn-helix transcriptional regulator: protein MPIELWNRVVAAAEDAADIEAYDEAKRAIASGESELVPFETMQRIWNGGEHPVRVWREHRGMTQSALAQAAGVAQATVAQIEGGRRCGSVAVLGRIARALGVDLDDVAPLPGDGPAGSGRPAPRSDQ, encoded by the coding sequence GTGCCGATCGAGCTTTGGAATCGCGTCGTGGCCGCAGCCGAGGACGCTGCCGATATTGAGGCTTATGACGAGGCAAAGCGAGCCATTGCCTCCGGAGAGAGCGAGCTTGTGCCGTTCGAGACGATGCAGCGCATCTGGAACGGCGGCGAGCATCCCGTGAGAGTCTGGCGGGAACATCGCGGCATGACGCAATCGGCGCTTGCTCAGGCAGCGGGCGTCGCCCAGGCGACGGTCGCACAGATCGAGGGCGGCCGCCGCTGCGGCTCGGTCGCGGTTCTAGGTCGGATCGCGCGCGCTCTCGGTGTCGATCTCGATGACGTTGCGCCTCTCCCGGGGGACGGGCCGGCCGGCTCGGGCCGGCCCGCGCCGCGCTCGGATCAGTAG
- the crcB gene encoding fluoride efflux transporter CrcB: MARELYLAFLVFIGAGLGGALRHGVNRAVPLVTGLNFPLATLLVNATGCFVMGILAGLFAFRGGTAGQELRLLLTTGVLGGFTTFSAFSLDAALLWERGALGLAALYVGGTVALTLLGVFAGLAVIRAALG; this comes from the coding sequence ATGGCCCGCGAGCTCTATCTTGCCTTCCTGGTCTTCATCGGCGCGGGCCTGGGCGGTGCGCTGCGCCACGGGGTCAACCGGGCCGTGCCCCTGGTCACGGGCCTGAACTTCCCGCTCGCGACCCTACTGGTCAACGCCACGGGCTGTTTCGTCATGGGCATCCTCGCCGGCCTGTTCGCCTTTCGCGGCGGGACGGCCGGCCAGGAGCTTCGCCTGCTCCTGACCACGGGCGTGCTCGGCGGCTTCACGACCTTCTCGGCCTTCTCGCTCGACGCCGCCTTGCTGTGGGAGCGCGGCGCGCTCGGGCTGGCGGCGCTCTATGTCGGCGGCACGGTCGCGCTCACCCTTCTCGGCGTGTTCGCCGGCCTGGCGGTGATACGGGCCGCATTGGGTTGA
- a CDS encoding SDR family NAD(P)-dependent oxidoreductase — protein MTGPGTALVTGGASGIGLATVNLLIEDGWSVVAVDRDEAQLAALPAHARLRPARLDVTDEAAIGRLVGEIETAGPPLRGVVNSAGIAVDARFLDTTPDMIRRMVEVNLIGTFLVGQAAARAMRDTGGGAIVNVASVSGLRGNISRSAYGASKGGVVTLTQIMAVELAPLGIRVNAIAPGPVETPMVAAVHTDEVRAGWGATVPMRRYGVPEEIAGGIAHLLDARRAGYTTGQILAVDGGFTAGGLIG, from the coding sequence GTGACCGGCCCCGGCACGGCCCTCGTCACAGGCGGCGCCTCGGGCATCGGCCTGGCGACGGTCAATCTCCTGATCGAGGACGGCTGGAGCGTCGTCGCGGTCGATCGCGACGAGGCGCAGCTGGCGGCGCTGCCCGCGCATGCGCGGCTGCGTCCGGCCCGGCTCGACGTGACCGACGAGGCCGCGATCGGACGGCTGGTCGGGGAGATCGAGACGGCCGGCCCCCCGCTCCGGGGTGTCGTCAATTCCGCCGGCATCGCGGTCGACGCGCGCTTCCTCGACACGACGCCCGACATGATCCGGCGCATGGTGGAGGTCAACCTGATCGGCACCTTCCTGGTCGGCCAGGCCGCGGCGCGCGCCATGCGGGACACGGGCGGCGGAGCCATCGTCAACGTCGCCTCGGTCTCCGGCCTGCGCGGCAATATCAGCCGCAGCGCCTACGGCGCGTCCAAGGGGGGCGTGGTCACGCTGACCCAGATCATGGCGGTCGAGCTGGCGCCGCTCGGCATACGGGTCAACGCGATCGCGCCCGGCCCGGTCGAGACGCCCATGGTCGCGGCGGTGCACACGGACGAGGTCCGCGCCGGCTGGGGCGCCACCGTGCCGATGCGCCGCTACGGCGTGCCCGAGGAGATCGCCGGCGGCATCGCCCATCTGCTCGACGCCAGGCGGGCCGGCTACACGACCGGACAAATCCTGGCCGTGGACGGCGGCTTCACGGCGGGCGGCCTGATCGGCTAA